A stretch of DNA from Flavobacteriales bacterium:
ACATTTCATATCCACCCAAAATTTTACTGGCCTGGGGAGAAGCCATTTCCGGAAATGCTGCTATTCGCGATTGGTTAATCCAAAACGGATATCCTGAATTAGGCATTTTTACTTTTGCGCTGCGGAATAAAGATGATGCCCGCGAATGGTTAATGAAAAATGGATTCCCGCATTTAATGGCGCTGATCAATGGTGCAGAAGGGAATAGTGTTGCCCTTGAATGGTTGAATCGTTTTGGATATCCTGTTTTAGAAATGATGGCCAGGGTAGGAGATGGGGATGAGCGCGCTTATCAATGGCTGCTTGAAAAGGACTACCGCGAATTTGCCATGATCGCCAAAAAGATCGAGTTCGTAAAAGACCAGATCGAAATGGACAATAACGATCCCCATCGTATCTCTCCCGATTGAGATGTTACAGGCATTCATCCCAATTCTTTATTCGTTATTAACAAGACTAGTTTTTTCGTTTCGTTTTAATTGACTGATAATCAACAAAACCGAAATGTTTCGACAAAAAAATGTGAATTACTTTATTTCCTTGGTCCGTTAAACTTTGCACGCTTTGTTTTATTTTCAGACCTCGAAATTTACACCGGACAGATGAGGAAAATTTTACTTTTCGCAGTACTTAGTTTGCCATTGTTAGCCCAGGCTGGCGATGATGATAAAAAGAAGAAAAAAGATTTCTTTGAAAACACTTACGTTGGATTAAACTGGGGTCCGGATTTTTACATTTGGAAAGACAAAGCTTCTGCAGGTTCTACCGGTTATTCGTACTACCCACAATTCAGTCAGACATTAGGACTCGAATTTGTAAAAGGAGTTTCAGAAAAAGTATTGATTTCAGTCGGCTTGCAAAACTCAGTTAAAGCATTTGAACGAACCGATGAATGTTTGACTTGTCCACCCGAAAACACCTACACACCGGTTTCTGTTTTTAAAACCTATTATACGCAGGTTCCGGTTTCTGCCTATTTTTTATTGAGCAATTCACGTTTGGATGTGATCGGAATTCTTGGTGTAAACAATAGTTTTTTCCGTCAGGCTAAACAAGAAATGAATGCCTATGATGGATCAACACAACATTTCAGTCCAAATTCCTCCTTCAGAAAATACATGATGACCATTAATGCAGGTGTTGGATTTAATTACAATGTAAACCTCCATTTTTCCTGGGGCATGAATGTACTTTATCATCAGCCAATCATTAAAGATTTTTATTCATCAGGTACTAAATACGCAAATGATCCTGCAGTAAAAATGTTTGGATTTGGAATGAATACTTCGGTGTATTACAAATTCTGAGAAAAGATATTCCAATGAAAAAGGGGACAATTTGTCCCCTTTTTTTATATCGTTCCATTCGGATCTTCGCCGGCATCAACACATTGGTAAAGCAGTTTTAGTTCTTCTACTTTATCCGGATATCCGGATTTTTCATAGGAATAAATCAGGTTGGTAATTAGTCTGCGAACGATGGCCAGATTATCGCATGGTTGGAAAAATTCCGGACGAGGTTTAATTTTTAGTTCAGCAAGGAACTGCTCAATTTCTTTCGCATTAAAAATGGTACCGCGGCTGAATGGGTTAATGTAAAACATCACCCCGTCCGGGTGATCTTGTCCCAATTTTTTAAGCAAATTCAATTCATCCAGATAACACAATACAAAATGATTCGGCAGATTAACTCCCTTTATCGGAATATCCAGTTGTTCGCAAAGCAAAATATAGATAATAGAAAGCGATAATGGATTTCCTTTTCCGCTTTCTAAAACATTGTTTAAATATGAATTTTGAGGCGCATGATAATTTTTCTTGTTACCGTCAAACCCATGCACTTCAAATAAAATATGATTGAGAATTTTTACCTGCTCAAACGAAGTAAGGTTGTCGTTCAATTCCAGCCAGACATCCTGCTTTAATTGGTTCAGTTTTTTTCGGATTTTACCTTCATCCAAATCCGGATATTGATAACGGTTAACCAATAATACACCCTGAAGCAAATCATTAGCTCCTTCGTTCACCCAATTTTCAAGTTGAATGCGAACACTATCGAACTGAATCTGGTGAATGATATTTTCAATCCGGTTTTGAAAAACCAGACCATAACGGTTATTCTCCCAAAAATTTTCAAGGGCTGGAATAACTTCCGGACCATACGAAAGCAATTTATCCCGAATCTGAGAATAAATTTTCTCATCGGGATCATCGATCAGGGTGATCAGAGCATTTATCTCTTTTTCATTTGCCATTCCGAAGGATTGCCTATTTATACCTTTTGGGTTAGGACAAAGTTACGTTGGCAAAGAGGTAGTTTTTAATAGAGGAATGTTGATTATGAACAAATGAAACGTAATAA
This window harbors:
- a CDS encoding transglutaminase-like domain-containing protein — protein: MANEKEINALITLIDDPDEKIYSQIRDKLLSYGPEVIPALENFWENNRYGLVFQNRIENIIHQIQFDSVRIQLENWVNEGANDLLQGVLLVNRYQYPDLDEGKIRKKLNQLKQDVWLELNDNLTSFEQVKILNHILFEVHGFDGNKKNYHAPQNSYLNNVLESGKGNPLSLSIIYILLCEQLDIPIKGVNLPNHFVLCYLDELNLLKKLGQDHPDGVMFYINPFSRGTIFNAKEIEQFLAELKIKPRPEFFQPCDNLAIVRRLITNLIYSYEKSGYPDKVEELKLLYQCVDAGEDPNGTI